The Vanessa cardui chromosome 9, ilVanCard2.1, whole genome shotgun sequence genome has a window encoding:
- the LOC124532393 gene encoding ubiquitin thioesterase OTU1, whose protein sequence is MASLAFKVKSKNGQNILKDLTSESTVGELKMFLSSLSEVSCERICVLCGYPPKPLDISNDNKTLSEIGLKTGETLIIEEKSAPSAPSVMKSDVTKPVENGISHETIGCRPGILMKKVVPSDNSCLFTSIGFVLNGNVDTSVHSLMRQIIAMEVASDQDTYSEAMLGKPNSEYCDWIQQPSSWGGAIEVAILSRFYGLEMAVVDTLNAIINRFGEDKNYGQRVFLLFDGVHYDPLYLEQSDGGIQTVFPAEDMDIYKEAEQLALEAKSSRQFTDLNKFTLKCTICNKLLTGQVEAQKHAKETMHTSFGEV, encoded by the exons atggcaTCGCTAGcatttaaagttaaaagtaaaaacgGTCAGAATATATTGAAAGATTTGACCTCTGAAAGTACTGTGGgtgaattaaaaatgtttctctCCAGTCTATCAGAGGTTAGCTGTGAGAGAATTTGCGTGTTGTGTGGTTATCCGCCCAAACCTTTAGATATTAGTAACGACAATAAGACATTGAGTGAGATCGGGCTAAAGACTGGTGAAACGTTGATTATCGAAGAGAAATCTGCTCCATCAGCACCAAGTGTTATGAAATCTGACGTCACTAAGCCTGTTGAGAATGGAATATCACACGAAACTATAGGATGCAGACCaggaattttaatgaaaaaagttgTTCCTTCTGataattcttgtttatttactagtatag GTTTTGTATTAAATGGCAATGTTGATACATCAGTGCATTCTCTGATGCGTCAGATAATAGCCATGGAGGTGGCTAGTGATCAAGATACATACAGTGAAGCAATGTTAGGCAAGCCAAATTCCGAATATTGTGATTGGATACAGCAGCCTAGCTCCTGGGGTGGAGCTATTGAG GTTGCAATCTTGAGTCGATTCTATGGCTTAGAAATGGCTGTGGTTGACACGCTTAATGCAATTATAAACAGATTCGGGGAAGATAAAAATTACGGTCAACGAGTATTTCTTCTCTTTGACGGTGTGCACTATGACCCACTTTATTTAGAACAATCAGAT GGTGGAATTCAAACAGTTTTCCCAGCAGAAGACATGGATATTTATAAGGAAGCAGAGCAACTAGCCCTCGAGGCGAAATCGTCCCGACAGTTCACGGATTTAAACAAATTCACCTTGAAATGTACGATCTGCAATAAATTATTGACGGGCCAAGTAGAAGCACAGAAACATGCAAAAGAAACAATGCATACAAGCTTTGGAGAAGTATAG